The genomic segment TGGTATAATGTGCTGCCCATGGCATCCAGTGCAAGGGCTTGCTCCAATGCACAGGTTATTTGAAAGCTTGGCCTTCTTGGGGTCAAAAGATGCCAAGAGAGCAGTTTTCCAAAGAAGGCAGCAAAGGGCCtagatagaaacagaagaagagaCTCCCTAAGGGGGTAACATCAAATTATATATGCACGAACCATTTAAAAAATGGTAACTGATGAAATATGATTTAAAATGCAGAAAGATTGAAGAAAGGCAGTCCAAGAATTGTCGAGCCTGCATGGGTAGTCAGCATCTTGATACATTTTGTAAGAGCTTCAGCAAGAGCCAATCTGGATGCAGAGATTCAGCAACTCATCTCTCATAGTAAACAAAAAGTATTGCAGCTTCGCACTGTTGACTGAGCTGAATGATATCTTCATTGGAAGACACCTTTGTGTGATTAAAAGTGTTTTGAGGCCATAGTAGAAAGCTTCCTTCAGTAGTTCTTGTCACCAATGTTCTTGTGTCAGTTTCAGAGACTGAGAAGATTTCCAGAGCCTTAAGAGCCACAGTGGCTTCCACTAGGAACTAACACTCCAGCCGGCTGGCACACTTATAAATGTGAATCTGTATGAGTGTCCTTAGAGCAAGTTTTTTCATTGTGGCTTTTGGAGCTCAAACAACTTCTGATCTCAGAATGTGTCTGTGAACCTCTGAGGAGCCATTTGGCTTATCCAAAACTGGGAAGGTGCAAGACTTCTATTGTCCTTGTGTACTGTATGGATTGCTGAAGCTTGGCATTTTTTGTGCTTCAGGTCTCCTGAAAGGGGTCAGGCCCCTGTGGCCCTTGAACTGACTTCCAGCAGTCTTTATATTGAACCCTCATCCTGTTTTTTTTGCATGCCAGAGAAGGTTGTTATTGCTTTCCTGTGGTCTCTCTAATAGCACTGGTTGATGAAGATCTCTGCAGTCCTGAAACTGAGTACTCCCTTATGTAATGCTGCTTGTTTTATATCCTTGATTGGCACACGGAGCTGTGGACTCAAAGCTAGAAGTGAGGGTTCAGGTAGCTCGGATGTGCTGATGCAAAGAGGTGCGTCTGTGACTCTTGCCATGTGTTTCTCTTTCCTCCAGGTGCACCAGGGAGCCGTCCCTCTGTCCTACACGGTGACCACAGTGACAACACAAGGCTTCCCCATTCACACTGGCCAGCACATCCCAGGTTGTAGTGCGCAGCAGCTCCCAGCATGCTCTGTGATGTTCAGTGGACAGCACTACCCGCTCTGCTGCCTCCCACCCCCCGTGAGTCCAGCGGCGTGGGTATAGTCaagatttatggggggggggagaggggagcagaGGTTAAAGCCCCACTCTCTGATTTGGCATGTTGTTGCCTCACAGCTCTGTTTGAATACGATACCTGATCATCTGGATCTGTTTTGCTCCCCACATGCCTACAGGCTAATATGTATTTGGTGTGCCGCTAAGGTGTTCTTGGACTACTGGCAGTACATAAGccaaagccagtgtggtctagtggttaagagtgctttgactaggatctgagagacccaggtttgaatctctgctctgccttgaaagctagctgggtgatcctgggccagtcacacactcttagcccagcttccctcacagagttgttgtgaggataaaagggaagtgagaagattgatgtaagtggctttggatccccactgggaagaaaggtggggtataaacgaagtaaataaataaagcaagctGCAGTAGCAGGAATAATCTGCTGCCAGTGGGAGTCTTTTCCCCTCTGCAGCCAGACTGACATCAGCACCTCTTGAGGTTGGGTGCCCTGATTCAAGTGTGTGTCATGCAGCCTTCTTACAAAGGCCCCCTCCTCCTGATTTTGTTTTGTAGCTGATCCAGGCCTGTGCCATGCAGCAGCTCCCGGTCTCCTACCAAACGTTCCCGCCACTTATCTCCAGCGATCATTACATTTTACACCCTCCACCGCCTGTGCCACCACACCAGCCTCCGCACATGGCTTCCCTCAGCCAGTTTGTCCCGCTCCAGCCCCAGCATCCTCGCATGGTAAGTCTTCGGGGACGTCACAGGCTCCGTCGGAGGTTTACCGCTGCGCGGAATGTCAGTGTCGACAGGGTCACGATCACCCCACGCAGGACAGAATCATCCGGCTTCTTGGTTTCAGTTTTcaaagaaagcttttttttttttttgccattgcagAGAGAAGTTTCAGAGCAGTTCTGCTGAATTGTCAAGTGACAGTTGCGTGTAGGTGAGGGTTCCCGTGGTCATAAAGAAGGGCGTGTCACACAGGTCCCATTTTCATCTCTCCTATGTTACATAATCCATTACCTGTGTGGTTAAGGCTAGACACAAACCCAAGCATGGGCTGTTTGCATCACCAGGCAGGTGTAGTGTGACCTTGCTGTGCAACTGCTCCATTCCTGTTGGTTGGTGTAGAAGGAATCTTCTCTATGGCAGAAATCCTGTCCATTGGCTTGAATAATAAGAAtaatctgttgtggctgttgtttttctgctggtcagtgacagtattaaataataataattattattattattattattattattattattatttaatacggtcactgaccagcagaaaaaacaacaacagtcacaacagataataagaaaactacaacaacagccacaacagcaACTACAAATAATCGAAGCCTAAAAATTGcttattacatgtatgaataaaatgtggaatcatagaatcatagagttggaagggaccaccagggccatcaagtccaaccccctgcacaatgcaggaaattcacaactacctcccccctccatacccctagtgaccagaagatggcaagatgccatctctctcatcatctggctaaggtcacagaatgtatttaaacattgtataacttggtgtgacccccttaatattttgagtaataaagtatttctgttactcttatcctgtcagggtacgacttattttaatagctgcagtgcagaatttagcagtcaagctTGTAAACGGCGATTattcatcagttaggagcttcttagccaaaAACTCATttggttggtcagggaaagtgttaagcaaagggcaTTGGCTTGAATATGACAAATGAGTTCCGTGCACACTCGATAGATTCTGCCATGGAGTGTGCTTCCTCTTCCACTGAAACTTCTGTTTGTACGAGGGCCCACCGAAAACCATTGAGCTTGCACAAGCAGTAGTTTCAGTGGAAGAGGAAGCACACTTGGCAGCAGAGACCGTCCAGTGTGCCTGGAactcattcataggatccaagccattatcttCCAACCAGTTTGACAAAGTAAAGGTTGAAAGTCCCTGCATGACATCGGCAATCTACTACAATAGTACATGGAGGGGTGAGTTAGCTCATTACCACTCGTTAGTTATTTCCATTGTGGGCCTTGGCAGTGTgtacattgtatttatttatattatttatgaaTTGTGTCTTCTCTTGAGGCCATGTACAACAAATAACTAAAAATGCCCAATAGTATATTTCTCTAGAGTTTTCAGGATATAAAGTGCCATACATGATTAATTCCTGCTCACATACGCACTATTCCATTGGCTGACAGTGTTCCCATTTCATGGGTTGGTAGCTGAAGCCAAGGCACCTGAGAACAGCTAGGGAGTTGGTGGCTGAACTGCAAGACCTCAAGACAATGAGAGCTTGCCTGACTGCTGCAAGCCCAGGTCAGAATGAAAACATGTGAGGCTTAACATCTTTTCCAGGTAGGAgcaggtttcccccctcccccagcatgagGGACTTCCTGCCAAAATGCCAAAAATTGAGTGATTGTCAAAAGGAGAGTCGTTAGCATTATGAAAGTATCTCCACAGCAGTAATAGTTGGGCTAGGTGGCTTCTGGGTGTGTGGTGTACGACGTAAAATGTGGAATTTAGtcgtcttctttaaaaaaagtgttgtttttaaaaagtgggctgAATTCTTCATTTTGCATTTCACCTCAGAAACTCAGAAGCCACCTAGTCCAACTATCACTAGAAGCAATCTtgttgaaataaaaaatacaCTGTATACAATAGTAGATTTAACTTTGAAAACCAGTTCCAATAAGAATATCTGGCAGCCGTTCAGAAGTGTTTGCTGATATTTGATTACATCTCAAAGGGAAGAAAGGTTTAACAATAAAGGAACAGTAGTTAATAATACCTCAATAGGGCATAATGTAGAGGAAGCTTTTTGTTAGTCTTAACAACCAGGATGGAAACTAGGAGAAGACACAGGAGGAAGAGTTTGCAAGTGGGAATCTTCAGTGGAGCCTCTCTTTGTGAGGCTTATCTTTTGGGATTTGAGAATCATGTTCTAGCAGATGCCTGTTTTTGTCCACCCTTAACACATCCGTGAGCACACCCCAAGTAtttaactatgggggttaccacacttgtattcccagcgatgtattaagagtttgaaaacgttataaaaaatactgttcgcactttgtttggcccctttagctgtgaagacgttttccaaccatttataagccgtggtatccaaaaacccttttaaagcgatgttttttataacattttcaaacttttaatacatcgctggaaatacaaagtgctgTAACCCCCTATATCTGATGGCAGCAGACCTATACAAGTTGCAGCCGTTCAGCAGTAAAGCAGTTGAGGGGGGCGGGGGTGAGGGCATTCACCATTTGTTTACCCCTGGAAGTCTCCCCAGTCTCAGAGCTTTGTTTAAGAGAAAAGCAACAGCGTAAGTGTGCAGCAATCTCCTGCTCTACTGGAAATCACCGTCTCCCCTGTCACACGATTGCTGTTTAGGTCtgacctgtttaaaaaaaaaaaaagatatggatGTACCTGTGTTTACTGCTGTCTTGCTCATAGAAAGAGTGCCAGGAGGAGCAGCAGATGAAGGTGTCTTCCGGCAAACTAACTCTGCTAGGGACCTATCAGGCTCTCTGAGAGTAATGATTGAGAGTTGGTTCGTCGGGCAGTGTTATCGTCTGATCGTCTGCTCGCCGTACTATCTTATGGAGCATTTCTGAGCTGTTGCCACCGTCTAACCCTATGTATTCTTGTGGAAGCGGTTGCCAATTGGTATGTGCTGTGTTGTTGCCTGCTTCTCCTACAGCCCCTGCAAAGGATAGAAAATGAGGTGGAGCTTCGGGGTGAACAGCACTCCATCGGAGGCTTTTCGTATTCTCCTTCCCACCATACTCCTGCACTGTCTCCCTCTGTGCCGCTGCATTACCTTCCACACACCCATGATCCTCTGCATCAGGAACTGCCCTTTGGCGTGGTGAGTGTCCAGCAAGGACTTCAAGAGTTGACTGGAGCCGTGAATCCAGATGGTGGTGGGAGGGTCGTCTCTCTATCTCACCACTTGTGTGCGGAATGTGACACAATGAATGAACAGGGCACAGAGCCTGTTTCCAGAATCTACTGGTTCTCCTCCAGCAGCCTCTCAGAAGACTATAATTCCACATAAATCTACCCAGTTATCCAGTTCGTGTGCATTCTGGGTCTGTTTTGGGACTGTCCTTTGCCCATACAGCTCTGACCTCTCCCATTAGCATGATCACTGTGAGAACTCTGAAATTCTCATGTATGGagctatcctctccaggatcagaggagcatgcctattaagtgctgtgaaacacaggcaggataatgctgctgcagtagtcttgtttgtgggcttcctacagccacctggttgaccactgtgtgaacagactgctgagcttgatggtctgatccagcatggcctttcttatgttcatatgcttTCTCCTTGTGAGACTGCTGGGCATTGTCTGCTTCCTGACTTGTTCTTCTTTTTCAAAGTTTTTAGTCCTTATGGCTGTGAAGCTATGTGTTAGGCAAAGCCTGTTAAAaataagggggtggggaggctgaatAAGGTTTCCAGTGGCTGTTGATGAGGCTTCGGTGCCCTGCTTAGCCCATGACTAGCACGGTCAAAATAAATTATACAGTACAGTGACACTTTCACACTAAATTACGTAAAGCTAGAGAAATCTGCAAATTtgctcagtttgcataattgctatgtttcagctttttaattttgtttcaggTTAGTTTACCCGTAGGCTGTAGATTAGGCACCGGCCCCATCTCTGTGGTAACAGTAACTTCTCTCTTGGTGTCCCCAACAGCCATATCCACACATGATGCCCAGGCGACTGAACACCCAGCGATACAGATTGCAGCAGCCACTGCCACCAccgccgccacccccacccccatactatCCGAGCTTCCTGCCATATTTCCTGTGAGTATCCCTTGAATGAGCATTAGCGAAAAGGGAGCTGTTtcggttggcagcagaggataggactcgcaataatggctttaaattgtgggtggaaaggtactggctggatattaggaaatagtTTTTTATCGTAAGAGTTCTTCAACAGGGGAATCAGCTtcttggggaggtggtgagctccccctcactggcagtctttaagcagtggctggacaagcacttgtcaggggtgctctaggctgatcctgcattaagcagggggttggactagatggcctttatggccccttccagctctggttCTATGAGGGAAGGGCTCCACAGGGCACTTCCAGGGGTATGATTCTGCCCTGTGTGTATGATTCTGAGAACCACGGCTGTTCTTTGATTTCCTTCTGCAGTTCAATGCTTCCTGTGTCACCAACAGCCGTGGGGCCGACAATAAGTCTGGACTTGGATGTGGATGATGTGGAGATGGAAAACTATGAGGTGGGTTGGCCTCTCTCTGCCCTTCTCAATGTGGAAAGCATCCAGAACTGTAGGTAGTGCCCTGCGTTTCTCTCAGAATTGAGCAATAAAGAGCTTAGCGCCTCCATGTGAAAGAAGTGGGTGGTGGTAGGGAAAGGGCATCAGCACAGCAGGAAATACCGCTGCTCTCTGGTGATGCATGAGAGATAGTGAAGGCTTCAAGGTGCAGAGCTATGGCGGCTGGAGCCCTGGCAGATGATTGAATGAGTTTACTCACAACACTTGGTGGTTGGAGTCACATTgaggattttttgggggtgggtggggagacagGATTCCCAGAAGAGATCAGCCTTATCTCTCTTATCAGGCATTACTGAACCTAGCTGAAAGACTAGGGGAGGCCAAGCCACGGGGACTCACCAAAGCAGACATTGAGCACCTTCCGTCCTACCGCTTCAATCCAGAGAGCCATCAGTCGGAGCAGACCTTGTGAGTACTGGCAGTAGGTTGGAGAGGTCTTCTTTATTTCATGCTGTCGGTCCCCAAGCAAGGGGATGTGCCTGTGCAGTAAATGCTGTAGTTAGCATTGGATACATCTAGATGTCAGTTTTCTAGCATCAATAATCTTTGGTCTTGTTTCAGTCAGAGCTGGATTGACACGCGAGCCAAGTAAAAGTACGGATTAGAGATGCTGCAGATTTTGCAGTGACCATATTTGGTAGCTGAGCATACCCTGTTTGACACGTTCATATAATGAGCTAAACcaagggtgggaaacctttttcctgacaagggccattttcacatttataacattgttcgggggccataccaggcatagatcaaGTGTGGGGGACGGGgagaaagaggctagggttgcaagatctccagccaccacctggagattttcgagagagcgagagcgcgagagagagagcgcgcgcgagagagagagagagcgcgagagagagagagagagaggaaggaaggaaggaaagagagggtggaaggcttctcccccccccccacacgcactcAGCAGCAGCCTGGGGATCTCGCGCACACACGCCCATACacgaggagggctgggggggCCCTCCCGCGGCAGCGCGGCAAGCGCGCAGGTCGAGGGAATggagcacagggagggctgggggggaccttCAGCTTTGTGTTCACGCGCTctggcttcccagtgaagcccaaagtgctgagatgagggcctggctagcgacagctagctcCATAGAGCTCCTGGCCTCAGCAGGTGGgccgtggagctcccggcctcggcaggcgggccaggggccggacaaaatgatctcgcAGGCcggaggtttcccacccctgagcTAAACGGATATGTTCAGCTCGCATGGAACATCTTCCGGAcaagtttgcagctgcctgtGAGTCAGTGAAAGTGCAGATCAGAAGTGATCAGCTTCTgatctccttaaaggaagaggagagagagagggcttCTTTTTTCACTGTACAGCCCAGAATGACAGTGTGAAGCggggaaagaaagggaatctGCTGGGTTTCTGACAACCCATACTGCCAGATTTGCTGCATCTCAGCCAGTCTGGGATGCAGCAAAATTTCCAAGGGAGATCAGAAGAACTAGATTTCTAGCAGATCCCTTGTTAGCTGGGATTTGGCCTCTAATATCTGCAAGAAGCTAGTTCCGGCAAAAGCAATGCAAAACTGGTTGCGAACAGCTGAACCACGTATTGATAAATTAGGCGTAATGTAAGTAGCACCGATAGATGTTTGGCAGCATCCTTATTATAGAttagggcctcagattatgaggggcctctacatttaaaaaatactgttagaaTTATTTTTTTGGGAGTAACACTATGGGGCCTCTTAAACTCAACATAGTTGAGGGCCTCAGCATGTCTTAACCTGATCCTTCTTGCAGCTGCAGGGAGACACAAGTAGAGAACCTGCAGAAAAAAGCACTCCCAGAAGAGCAGGTTTACATGGCAGCAGAGCAAATGTGTATTGGATGCTGAGTAAAATTCTTACCAGTGAGCAGTAGAGGAATTTTCTTAGGGAAGTTCTGCAGTCTCATTGTGAAGGAAGTATTTTATTAAGACACTGAATGAGCACTGAATGAgaatgatagccatcttcaagtacttgaagggctgtcttatagaggatggtgccgagttgttttctgttgccctagaaggtcgaaccagaaacgagttgaaattaaatcaaaagagtttccatctagacattaggaagaattttctaacagagcggttcctgagtggaacaggcttcctcgggaggtggtaccctctccttccctggaggtttttaagcagaggctagatggccatctgtcagcaatgctgattctatgaccttaggtagatgatgagagggagggcatcttggccaaatTCTGGGCATcggagtaaggggtcactggggtgtgtgtgtgggaggtagttgtgaaattcctgcattgtgcagggggttggacttgatggccctggtggtcccttccaactctatgattctatgatctgttgGAAACACATAAAATCCTGCCATTAAACCACATAATACTTGGGAGTCACTTCCTGTgggttcctttttcttctttcccccaacCCTGTGCTCCTGCAATGATGCTGGCTGGAttcttccccccaaccccaggTGTGTCGTGTGCTTCAGTGACTTTGAAGTAAGGCAGCTTCTGCGAGTTCTGCCCTGCAACCACGAGTTCCACGCTAAGTGCATCGACAAATGGTTAAAGGTAAGGTCCGCTTCTTTGACCAAGGGCTCTTTTTGGCTGAGAAGCTGTCTTCTGTGCTGGGTGTTATGAGTTAATCAGCAAGGAGTGTCTTCACAAATGCATTGTCAGGAAGCCATGCACACATCCGCTTCCTGCCCTCAGAAGGGGATCTCAGCATCACTGAATGATCATTGGATTTGAGTCACAGGTGTAGAATGAGAGCCCCCTTGATTGGTTTGTGGTTGCAACCACAACAGGGTGAGGCACTGGGTGGGGCATCTGAGCATGTTCTTGCCAAACTCATAATGGCCTTAATCTCCATTGGATGTTGTGAGCAAATTATTTACAGGTGTATTAAGGGGATTGTTAAACCCACATTGTTAAGTACAAACAGAATTTAGTGGTGAATCATGACAAGTTCCTTGGAATCCTAGTTTTAATCCAAGTAAATAGGCCCTTTTTAATAAGAACCGCCACCTGGGTCAGACGAAAGGTCTTTCTATCCTAATATCATGTTTTGGACAGGGGCTAACCAAATGGCTTCAGAAAGCCAGCCAGCAGGCTGTGAAAGCAACTGTCATCCCGTTCATTGTTTTGTCCCCAGCATCAAGAGAAGCACTGCCTCAGAGCCTGGGTTCCATTTGGCTCTTGTGGCTAACAGCCAttgacagatcacgatgggtagccatgttagtctatcacttgcaggagaaaagagcaacagtctagtagcaccttaaagactaacaaaatttctggcaggatatgagcttttgtgagccacagaagaagtgagctgtggctcacgaaagctcataccctgccagatttTGAAGATTTCTGGATGTGTCCCTTGAttcctgtgtgtgtttgcatAGAACTCAGATATCCGTCTTTACTAACTGCCAGTTGATATCTTGGGCGGTTGATCCTTGTTAGTTCTCTGTCCTGTAACTGGGAGAGAATGCCATACCTCCTGTGAATGATGGTGTCTCAGATAAACTAGTACTATTTCTTGCTGCTGTTTAATGCATGTATTTGCAGTCTTAGACCCCCCCCCTTCTTATACTACACTTGTGAACTCTACTACAGATACCCAATGGAAAAACCCATGCACGTATCATGCCTGTTCAGAAGGATACATGTGTAGAATTCAgtgttttcccctttaaaatacaTCGGGGGGAGGACAGGAAAAAGTTGGGTGGTTTCTACACGCAAGTGCCTTATAAAACCAAGGTTTGATGTGCGTATTTTGTATCTGAGGTTGCCATACTTACCAGGCGAATGGAACTGATTAAGTCAAGTCATGTAAACCAAGTTTATTTTGCTTAAGTTACACGGATAGGTTTGCATCTCAAAAATGGCAGTCGCTGTGTCAAGTTGGCAGTTCTGCTGAGAAGGAGAGTCTCAACAACAGAAAGGCTGCCTGTGTGTCCCTGCAGTGGGCCCACccagagcccccaccccacccccatgataGAGCGGGTCAACCAAACGGCTGCCTCCAAAGTCTCACTCTCGCCTTGGCCCTTGCAGGCAAACCGCACATGCCCAATCTGCCGGGCGGACGCCTCGGAGGTGCACCGGGAAGCCGAGTGAGGCCAGTCGACACACTGCTGCACAAATTCACTCCAGGATATGGACCTTGGACCCAGGGGCTTGGGCCAGCCTGTACGCTTAGCCTCTAGGGCCTCTCCTGGGATGTGGTGAGAATATAAGCAATGTatgacaccccctccccctcaccccgTGGCATGGACCGGGTCTGGTGGCAGCGCCGGCTCTGCAGTGTCACGCTTTGTAGGGGGAGGCCTCCCCATGTGCTTTGCACTCCAAAGACTCTCCATCCTTGCGCCATTACGCTCCAGGTGTTtgcattcctttttctttctttctttgagtttggtgtttcctttccttttttggcTGTCGGACCCAGATTGTAGCCTGAATTCTTCTCCTTCTGGTGGTGCTGGATTGGGGTCCTTGAAAGCAGAACAGCTCAAAGGGAAAGGCGAGGAAGTTCCTGCTTCAGTCCTGCCAGCTACAGTGTTGTACAGCAGGcagtctgcgtgtgtgtgtggtggggggggggcattggttGCTACACTGTGGTGTGAGCAGCCCCCCACTCAGGCCATGACCCAGGGCCGCCTCTTAGTTTTTCTTCACCCTGGCATTTTGGCCCTTCACCTTCTTAGgcatccttccccaccccaaccctcaCACCTGAGATGTTGGGTAGAATTCAGGGCCATTCCTGCAACACACAGGGGGGTGGTGGAGTGAGAAAGGCCTGT from the Euleptes europaea isolate rEulEur1 chromosome 1, rEulEur1.hap1, whole genome shotgun sequence genome contains:
- the RNF44 gene encoding RING finger protein 44 isoform X1 — translated: MRPWDLAVNRRPPSVPFDQRRFSGGTCGSPAHFRRSPPSRHHWGRRERPLQTLLAQDENYLHPAFFQQQQLQPHVPVDEHPAYVLANTPPRMLHPAAHPPHQHPFMVDLHEQVHQGAVPLSYTVTTVTTQGFPIHTGQHIPGCSAQQLPACSVMFSGQHYPLCCLPPPLIQACAMQQLPVSYQTFPPLISSDHYILHPPPPVPPHQPPHMASLSQFVPLQPQHPRMPLQRIENEVELRGEQHSIGGFSYSPSHHTPALSPSVPLHYLPHTHDPLHQELPFGVPYPHMMPRRLNTQRYRLQQPLPPPPPPPPPYYPSFLPYFLSMLPVSPTAVGPTISLDLDVDDVEMENYEALLNLAERLGEAKPRGLTKADIEHLPSYRFNPESHQSEQTLCVVCFSDFEVRQLLRVLPCNHEFHAKCIDKWLKANRTCPICRADASEVHREAE
- the RNF44 gene encoding RING finger protein 44 isoform X2 — translated: MLHPAAHPPHQHPFMVDLHEQVHQGAVPLSYTVTTVTTQGFPIHTGQHIPGCSAQQLPACSVMFSGQHYPLCCLPPPLIQACAMQQLPVSYQTFPPLISSDHYILHPPPPVPPHQPPHMASLSQFVPLQPQHPRMPLQRIENEVELRGEQHSIGGFSYSPSHHTPALSPSVPLHYLPHTHDPLHQELPFGVPYPHMMPRRLNTQRYRLQQPLPPPPPPPPPYYPSFLPYFLSMLPVSPTAVGPTISLDLDVDDVEMENYEALLNLAERLGEAKPRGLTKADIEHLPSYRFNPESHQSEQTLCVVCFSDFEVRQLLRVLPCNHEFHAKCIDKWLKANRTCPICRADASEVHREAE